A window from uncultured Desulfobacter sp. encodes these proteins:
- a CDS encoding acyl-CoA dehydrogenase family protein gives MDFNPCMKHQVVRKTVREFAENEIGPHAASLDREGRFPTEIIEKMGPLNYFGLQVPPALGGAGLDTISYAIVIEELSRVCAALGLCVSVHNSVGIYPILRFGTREQIARFVPDMAAGKHIGAFCLTEANAGSDAGGVETTATKTEDGYTINGTKIFVTNGGVCDVVLVFAVNAGQQGPSRPNVFIVDKTCSGFSVGEIEDLCGMRANPVSSLFFEDCRIPETNLLGKPGQGLKIGLTALDTGRIGIAAQALGIAQAAFEAALSYAKERRQFNSALTKFQTIQNYLADMATSIESSRLLLYRAAAAKDKGGDFGAQAAMAKLSCSETARTVTDLAVQIHGGYGYSREYDVERYFREAKVTQIYEGTSEVQKMVIARHLITRPS, from the coding sequence ATGGATTTTAACCCCTGTATGAAACACCAGGTGGTCAGAAAAACGGTGCGGGAGTTTGCTGAAAATGAGATCGGACCCCATGCCGCAAGCCTGGACAGGGAAGGGCGCTTCCCCACTGAAATTATCGAAAAGATGGGACCTTTAAATTACTTTGGCCTCCAGGTGCCGCCCGCTTTAGGCGGTGCCGGTCTTGATACCATTTCCTATGCCATTGTGATCGAAGAGTTATCCCGGGTGTGTGCGGCCCTTGGGCTGTGTGTCTCGGTTCACAACAGCGTGGGGATCTATCCCATTTTAAGATTTGGCACCAGGGAACAGATCGCCCGCTTTGTCCCGGACATGGCTGCCGGTAAACATATCGGTGCATTCTGCCTGACCGAAGCCAATGCCGGTTCCGATGCCGGCGGGGTGGAGACCACGGCCACAAAGACAGAGGACGGCTATACCATCAACGGTACCAAAATTTTTGTCACCAACGGCGGCGTTTGTGACGTGGTGCTGGTATTTGCCGTGAACGCCGGTCAACAGGGACCGTCCCGGCCCAATGTTTTTATTGTGGACAAGACCTGTTCGGGATTCAGTGTGGGAGAAATAGAGGATCTGTGCGGCATGAGGGCAAATCCGGTGTCATCCCTGTTTTTTGAGGACTGCCGTATCCCGGAAACCAATCTTTTAGGTAAACCGGGCCAGGGGCTTAAAATCGGTTTGACCGCCCTGGACACCGGCCGCATCGGCATTGCGGCCCAGGCCCTGGGTATCGCCCAGGCAGCCTTTGAAGCGGCCTTGAGTTACGCCAAGGAGCGCCGTCAGTTCAACAGCGCATTGACAAAATTTCAAACCATCCAGAATTATCTGGCAGATATGGCCACGTCCATTGAATCGTCTCGCCTGCTTTTGTACCGGGCGGCGGCGGCCAAGGATAAGGGCGGCGATTTCGGGGCCCAGGCCGCCATGGCCAAACTCTCCTGCAGTGAAACCGCACGCACGGTCACGGATCTGGCCGTCCAGATCCACGGGGGGTATGGATACTCCAGGGAATATGATGTGGAACGGTATTTCAGGGAAGCCAAGGTGACCCAGATTTACGAAGGCACCAGTGAAGTGCAGAAGATGGTCATCGCAAGACATCTGATTACCAGGCCCAGTTAA
- a CDS encoding TonB-dependent receptor codes for MMKELLIVTCICFALCLPVPAVSGEVPDHEEDSKIEDMVVTATMTEKIKKDAPGSVEVITAQEIQEMGADTVAQALEEATGLMMTTETGRMMRPSIRGTGNKHTLVLIDGRRMASGFKDLTGLEQIPVDMIDHIEVVRGPASALYGSDAIGGVVNIITRKPSKKLTMGATAKYGRNTYGDGEETVGSAYVGNSVGRFGFLMAASSRDKNGYDMDGVTPDDGDDIDMNAASGRFSYQLNEGHNFLAGFEAVDRNFNGLRDLQNLDRERDTDDRRLNCFLEYDGNIIPDSALMLRANHSWHDNEVTVDPPTSEIAGSIGDESDAERTLDQLEARFSSRIFEKHMLTMGTEYVTERREDSTSLDDRVETYSIYAQDEYQIFDPLYLALSARWDHYSDFGSELTPRLSMTYAILDNLRLKGAWGMGFRAPGFLELYIPTYMSQGKVIYEPNADLDPESSQSYEIGVQGEYKKFQASITWFKTDIDDLIEAVYYTSTGSGKSKKDYYQYQNIAEASIQGVEVECSLKLPAGFTLSGNLAYLDTEDKTTGEKLEGRPDYKGSVKLAYAYLPLGIRANVRVTHVGERYYADENAGAMTIVDAYVSKEITTQFQIFAGVDNLFNAGKDNYEEPEFFYCGVRFSY; via the coding sequence ATGATGAAAGAATTATTGATTGTAACTTGTATCTGTTTTGCTCTGTGTCTGCCGGTGCCGGCGGTATCCGGAGAAGTCCCGGATCATGAAGAAGATTCCAAAATTGAAGACATGGTTGTCACGGCCACGATGACCGAAAAAATAAAGAAGGACGCACCAGGTTCGGTTGAGGTGATCACGGCACAGGAGATCCAGGAGATGGGTGCGGATACCGTTGCCCAGGCCCTGGAAGAGGCAACAGGCCTGATGATGACCACGGAAACCGGGCGTATGATGCGGCCCAGTATCCGGGGGACGGGAAACAAGCACACCCTGGTATTGATCGACGGACGGCGGATGGCATCGGGGTTCAAGGATCTGACCGGACTTGAGCAGATTCCCGTGGATATGATCGACCATATAGAGGTGGTTCGCGGCCCGGCATCGGCGCTTTACGGCAGCGATGCCATCGGCGGCGTGGTCAATATCATCACCAGGAAACCCTCAAAAAAGTTAACCATGGGCGCAACGGCCAAATACGGCAGAAACACCTATGGCGACGGGGAAGAGACGGTCGGCAGCGCCTATGTCGGCAACTCAGTCGGTCGATTCGGGTTTTTGATGGCGGCAAGTTCCCGGGATAAGAACGGGTATGACATGGACGGTGTAACCCCGGATGACGGTGATGACATTGATATGAACGCTGCCTCGGGCAGGTTTTCCTATCAACTCAACGAGGGGCACAATTTTCTGGCGGGCTTTGAGGCCGTGGACCGGAACTTCAACGGACTCAGGGACCTCCAGAATCTTGACCGGGAAAGGGATACCGATGACCGCAGGCTGAACTGCTTTCTGGAATATGACGGGAACATCATCCCGGATTCCGCCCTGATGCTCCGGGCAAATCATTCATGGCATGACAATGAGGTCACCGTTGATCCGCCGACGTCAGAAATTGCCGGAAGTATTGGCGACGAATCCGATGCGGAACGGACATTGGATCAGCTGGAGGCGCGGTTCAGCTCGCGGATTTTTGAAAAACACATGCTGACCATGGGCACGGAATATGTAACGGAACGGCGGGAAGACAGCACATCCCTTGACGATCGTGTGGAAACCTACAGCATCTATGCCCAGGATGAGTATCAGATTTTTGATCCGCTTTACCTGGCATTGAGTGCGCGCTGGGACCATTACTCCGATTTCGGATCGGAATTGACGCCCCGGCTTTCCATGACCTACGCCATACTGGACAACCTGAGATTAAAAGGGGCATGGGGCATGGGATTCAGGGCTCCTGGGTTTCTTGAATTGTATATACCCACCTATATGAGTCAGGGCAAGGTGATCTACGAACCCAATGCCGATCTTGACCCGGAATCTTCACAGAGCTATGAAATCGGCGTCCAGGGTGAGTACAAAAAATTTCAGGCGTCCATCACCTGGTTTAAGACCGATATCGACGATCTGATCGAAGCGGTCTACTACACCTCAACCGGTTCCGGCAAAAGCAAAAAAGACTATTATCAATACCAGAATATCGCCGAAGCCTCCATCCAGGGTGTTGAGGTTGAATGCAGTCTCAAATTGCCTGCTGGATTTACCTTATCGGGCAATCTGGCCTATCTGGATACCGAAGACAAAACCACCGGTGAAAAACTGGAAGGCCGGCCCGATTACAAGGGCTCCGTAAAACTTGCCTATGCATACCTGCCCCTGGGGATTCGTGCCAATGTTCGTGTGACCCATGTGGGCGAGCGTTACTATGCCGATGAAAATGCGGGCGCAATGACCATCGTGGATGCGTATGTGTCCAAGGAGATAACAACGCAATTTCAAATTTTTGCCGGGGTGGACAATCTTTTTAACGCCGGCAAAGACAATTATGAGGAACCCGAGTTTTTTTATTGCGGGGTTCGGTTCAGCTATTAA
- a CDS encoding TonB-dependent receptor → MMENITLRLIKRVILILVVIVMIPVDCFSEEDQGEEKEAIIYQLPQTVVTGTFEEQDFIGPLFTETTTKTKVTETGINALGPSSTMSVQKAISLIPSVNQQSVDPSGLADISNYHESFRFRGVEATGGGNPATPVNVEGVPVSGRPGGGVTIYDMENFDTISIYKGGLPADQGFGLTNIGGKIDMEVKRPFDEFGFKLKQVLGSQDFSRTFLRLDTGKFSTETKGFISYSNTFGDKWKGEGDSDRENAMVGLSQTIGSKLKIEAFSIYNNSDVNTYRTLSYTQASSLNDNYDFDFTNDKNDYFYYGYNQAEFEDYNVFGKVEYRFDDDSKLLFKPFYWSDQGSYMETITMQNGNNRIREWDIDHDMSGFLSQYSTRIQSVDLTMGLFHLEQERPGPPTSWKLYKVSSGELVFDKWQALSDSSKHRQNTPFISGKYAKGRFTLQGGVKYLRYTMPSITTYDTTGIGDVSYETAIATATSIDADACADSKDFNKLLPNLGVNYKINEDLSTYVSYGRNYGISVSLYPYFISQKQAFYAKGITLQDLWDKQELEIVDNFDIGLRYITDKFYVVPTLYYARHKNKAATYYDSSLGVSYPCTNAEADAYGFELEAGALVSQNLSLYGSFSYNRFFFTQDIYNSDGSVNAVDGEQVPDAPEFLCKAIASYRLGKFVLSPIVKYTSKRYGDIEHDEKIDGAVIFDFDLTYKVGAVPKMKIKNLDFSLTVNNIFDKEYVSIINTTDYKTLGSTYQTGAPFTVYASACVTF, encoded by the coding sequence ATGATGGAAAATATTACGCTTCGGTTGATAAAGCGCGTGATTTTGATTTTAGTGGTGATTGTGATGATTCCTGTTGATTGTTTTTCTGAAGAAGACCAAGGCGAAGAGAAAGAGGCGATCATTTATCAACTTCCCCAGACCGTTGTAACGGGCACATTTGAAGAACAGGATTTTATAGGTCCGCTGTTTACCGAGACCACTACAAAAACAAAGGTGACGGAAACGGGGATCAATGCGTTGGGCCCGTCTTCCACCATGTCTGTTCAAAAAGCCATAAGCCTTATCCCGTCGGTGAACCAACAAAGTGTGGATCCCAGCGGCCTTGCCGATATCAGCAACTACCATGAATCCTTTAGATTCAGAGGGGTGGAAGCCACCGGAGGCGGAAATCCTGCCACCCCTGTCAATGTGGAGGGCGTTCCCGTGAGCGGCAGACCCGGGGGCGGCGTAACCATATATGACATGGAAAATTTTGATACCATATCCATTTATAAAGGTGGCTTGCCGGCCGACCAGGGGTTTGGCCTGACAAATATCGGCGGAAAAATCGACATGGAAGTAAAACGGCCGTTTGATGAATTTGGATTCAAACTTAAACAAGTGCTGGGCAGCCAGGATTTCAGCAGGACGTTTCTTCGCCTCGATACGGGTAAATTTTCCACTGAAACCAAAGGTTTTATTTCATATTCCAACACCTTTGGGGATAAATGGAAAGGCGAAGGGGATAGTGACCGGGAAAACGCAATGGTCGGTCTGTCGCAGACAATCGGCAGCAAACTTAAAATAGAGGCGTTTTCAATCTATAATAATTCCGATGTAAATACCTACAGAACCCTGAGTTATACACAGGCAAGTTCTTTAAACGACAATTATGATTTTGATTTTACCAATGATAAAAACGACTATTTTTATTACGGGTATAACCAGGCGGAGTTTGAGGATTATAACGTTTTCGGCAAAGTTGAATATCGTTTTGATGATGATTCCAAGTTGCTGTTCAAGCCATTCTACTGGAGTGACCAGGGCAGTTACATGGAAACAATCACAATGCAAAACGGCAATAACCGCATCAGAGAATGGGATATTGACCATGACATGAGCGGGTTTTTAAGCCAGTATTCGACCCGGATACAATCCGTTGACCTGACCATGGGGCTTTTTCATCTTGAGCAGGAAAGGCCGGGACCGCCTACGTCATGGAAATTGTATAAAGTGTCGTCAGGTGAACTTGTATTCGACAAATGGCAAGCCCTGTCCGACAGCTCCAAGCACCGCCAGAACACCCCTTTTATTTCGGGCAAATACGCCAAAGGACGTTTTACACTCCAGGGCGGCGTAAAATATCTCAGATATACCATGCCCTCCATAACAACCTATGATACAACCGGCATCGGCGATGTCAGTTATGAAACAGCGATTGCCACGGCCACATCCATTGATGCGGATGCCTGCGCGGATTCAAAAGATTTCAACAAGCTGCTTCCCAACCTGGGGGTCAATTACAAGATCAATGAGGATCTTAGCACCTATGTCTCCTATGGCAGAAACTACGGCATAAGTGTAAGTCTTTACCCCTATTTTATTTCCCAGAAACAAGCCTTTTACGCAAAAGGCATTACCCTGCAGGATCTATGGGATAAACAGGAACTTGAAATTGTAGATAATTTTGACATTGGCTTAAGATACATTACAGACAAATTCTATGTGGTGCCCACGCTCTATTACGCCCGTCACAAAAATAAAGCCGCAACCTACTACGACTCCTCCCTTGGCGTTTCATATCCATGCACCAATGCCGAGGCTGATGCATACGGATTTGAATTGGAGGCTGGGGCATTGGTCTCCCAAAATTTATCCCTTTACGGATCTTTTTCCTATAACCGGTTCTTTTTTACACAAGATATCTATAACAGTGACGGATCTGTCAATGCCGTTGACGGGGAGCAGGTCCCCGATGCCCCGGAATTTTTATGCAAGGCAATTGCAAGCTACCGCCTGGGTAAATTTGTTCTTTCACCGATTGTTAAATACACATCCAAAAGATACGGGGATATTGAACACGATGAGAAAATTGACGGGGCCGTGATATTTGACTTTGATTTGACCTATAAGGTGGGTGCTGTTCCCAAGATGAAAATCAAAAATCTTGATTTTTCTTTGACGGTCAATAATATCTTTGACAAGGAATATGTCAGTATAATCAACACCACCGATTACAAAACACTGGGTTCGACCTATCAAACCGGGGCACCGTTCACGGTTTATGCGTCGGCTTGTGTTACGTTCTAA
- a CDS encoding ABC transporter substrate-binding protein, giving the protein MKLRTKLKVIFVATVAFVWACGISHARQVTDMHGRAVQVPDEIHSVYGTSPPVTYMLYALAPELIAGLNFPCRENEKHYLPPRLQTLPVVGGWFGQGRTPNLETLMQVNPDVVLAWYMKDSSVSRKTEEMLIPMGFRLVYITLNRLEDYPQTFRFLGRLLHRENRAAALADYAQQTLDNIKAVRDAIPEFDKRSVYYAEGMDGLSTECDTSVHAELFALCGGKNVHICPSRTIYGLEKVSIEQVMRYAPDVIVSYEHGFYDTIFHDPRWQNIPAVQNHRVYQIPNSAFNWFDRPPSFMRFMGARWLLNKLYPEKYDVDIVDETRRFYGLFLNVDLDQNAAKDIIEP; this is encoded by the coding sequence ATGAAATTACGTACAAAATTGAAGGTGATTTTCGTCGCAACGGTTGCCTTTGTCTGGGCCTGTGGGATTTCCCACGCACGGCAGGTTACGGATATGCATGGCCGAGCAGTTCAAGTGCCTGATGAGATCCACTCCGTATACGGCACAAGCCCTCCCGTCACCTATATGCTTTATGCCCTTGCCCCGGAATTGATTGCCGGGCTTAATTTCCCCTGCAGGGAAAATGAGAAACATTATCTGCCGCCCCGTTTGCAGACCCTTCCGGTGGTCGGCGGATGGTTTGGCCAGGGACGGACGCCAAATTTGGAAACATTGATGCAGGTCAATCCGGACGTTGTTCTGGCCTGGTATATGAAAGATTCTTCTGTCAGTCGTAAAACAGAAGAGATGCTGATCCCCATGGGGTTCAGGCTGGTTTATATCACTTTGAACCGCCTGGAAGACTACCCGCAAACGTTCCGGTTTCTCGGCCGCTTGCTCCACCGTGAAAACCGGGCAGCGGCACTTGCCGACTATGCTCAACAGACGTTAGATAACATCAAAGCCGTACGTGATGCCATACCGGAATTCGATAAGAGATCTGTTTACTATGCCGAAGGCATGGATGGCTTGAGTACGGAGTGTGACACCTCTGTCCATGCTGAGCTTTTTGCACTATGTGGTGGTAAAAATGTTCACATCTGTCCTTCCCGGACCATTTATGGCCTGGAAAAGGTTTCTATAGAACAGGTAATGCGGTACGCACCGGATGTGATCGTCTCTTACGAACACGGGTTTTATGACACAATATTTCACGACCCGCGATGGCAGAATATTCCTGCGGTCCAAAATCACCGGGTTTACCAGATTCCAAATTCTGCCTTTAACTGGTTTGATCGCCCCCCGTCCTTCATGCGGTTTATGGGGGCCAGATGGTTGCTCAACAAATTATATCCTGAAAAATATGATGTGGATATCGTGGATGAAACCCGCCGGTTTTACGGCCTTTTTTTAAATGTCGACCTGGATCAAAACGCAGCGAAGGACATTATCGAACCATGA
- a CDS encoding ABC transporter substrate-binding protein: MAKILLHCPLNISRSLVQMIEEFCREFTEKHNIEVTVETQPHRSSEKSLFEACVEKNDMPDLTVGHVDDFVELPPGFLAERFKSVPGRFPIRKELADKGWTDHNGYFHPFVVIPFAIFYNQNILKGNDIPQRWEDLLDDRWAGKILMPDEFRIVSLVVKAFMKTDFPDRLDAMKTNFVHQGSPMEVITAVDEGRYPIGITNIAFARISKQKNTRIIWPSDGLFCMPQVMVWRRDAPEPLFEIGDFLMSPKVQTYLALQSFVPAAPDIPMHELVTDNQCNLRWNGWDAFLAALNGRRAAV; this comes from the coding sequence ATGGCAAAAATTTTGCTCCACTGCCCACTTAACATCAGCCGGTCTTTAGTTCAGATGATCGAAGAATTCTGCCGGGAATTCACCGAGAAACACAACATTGAGGTGACTGTTGAAACCCAGCCCCACCGCTCTTCGGAAAAGAGCCTGTTTGAGGCGTGTGTGGAAAAAAATGATATGCCCGATTTGACGGTGGGACATGTCGATGACTTTGTCGAACTGCCGCCGGGGTTTCTGGCCGAGCGTTTCAAATCCGTTCCCGGGCGGTTTCCCATCAGAAAAGAACTTGCGGATAAGGGGTGGACGGATCACAACGGCTATTTCCATCCGTTTGTGGTGATCCCCTTTGCCATTTTTTACAACCAGAACATCCTTAAGGGAAACGATATCCCCCAACGATGGGAGGATCTGCTTGATGACCGCTGGGCGGGCAAAATTCTTATGCCCGATGAGTTCCGGATTGTATCTCTGGTTGTTAAGGCGTTTATGAAAACTGATTTTCCCGACCGGTTGGATGCAATGAAGACCAATTTCGTTCACCAGGGAAGTCCCATGGAAGTGATCACGGCCGTGGATGAAGGCCGTTATCCCATCGGTATCACCAATATTGCTTTTGCCCGCATTTCCAAACAGAAAAATACCCGAATCATATGGCCCTCAGATGGGCTTTTCTGTATGCCCCAGGTCATGGTTTGGCGTCGTGATGCCCCGGAACCCTTGTTTGAAATCGGCGATTTTCTCATGTCTCCTAAGGTTCAGACCTACCTTGCACTTCAAAGCTTTGTGCCGGCTGCACCGGATATTCCCATGCATGAGCTTGTAACGGATAATCAATGCAACCTGCGCTGGAACGGATGGGACGCTTTTCTGGCGGCATTGAATGGCCGGCGGGCAGCCGTTTGA
- a CDS encoding ABC transporter ATP-binding protein, whose protein sequence is MSFICMDHVTYGYGDTPVLNDVSLTLGRGEVVSLLGPNGSGKTTLLKVLLGLCRPQNGEVRLEGCPVRDINAKALARRIAYVPQTHKMSFAYRVIDVVLMGRMPHKPFFFRYSKQDEKEAVNALEQLSIGHLKDRPYTEVSGGERQMTLIARALAQGADILVMDEPVTGLDYGNQIRLLAQIAALADDGYTFIKTTHFPEHAVWISDRVVMLKEGRILANGNAAEVVNEKNLYRIYNTDIGMADLDEGLRVCVPRSMLDYVNKGRPIGAFNRFSNQLRQVV, encoded by the coding sequence ATGAGTTTTATTTGCATGGATCATGTGACCTATGGATATGGTGACACGCCGGTTTTAAACGACGTCAGCCTGACTTTGGGGAGAGGTGAAGTCGTCTCCCTGCTCGGTCCCAACGGCAGCGGCAAAACCACGCTTTTGAAAGTGTTGCTGGGGCTTTGCCGTCCCCAGAACGGAGAGGTGCGCCTGGAAGGTTGCCCTGTCCGGGACATCAACGCCAAAGCCCTTGCCAGACGGATTGCCTATGTGCCCCAGACCCACAAGATGTCCTTTGCCTATCGGGTAATTGATGTGGTGCTCATGGGCCGAATGCCCCACAAACCCTTTTTTTTCCGGTATTCAAAGCAGGATGAGAAAGAGGCTGTTAACGCTCTGGAACAGCTATCCATCGGTCATCTTAAGGATCGCCCCTATACCGAGGTGAGCGGCGGGGAGCGCCAGATGACCCTGATCGCTCGGGCCCTTGCCCAGGGGGCGGATATCCTTGTGATGGATGAACCGGTAACCGGACTGGATTACGGCAATCAGATCCGCCTGCTTGCCCAGATCGCCGCGCTGGCGGACGACGGCTACACCTTTATTAAAACCACCCATTTCCCCGAACATGCGGTCTGGATATCGGACCGGGTGGTCATGCTCAAAGAGGGGCGGATACTGGCAAACGGCAATGCCGCTGAGGTCGTCAATGAAAAGAATCTGTATCGCATTTACAATACGGATATCGGCATGGCGGATCTTGATGAAGGCCTCAGGGTCTGTGTGCCCCGGAGTATGCTGGATTATGTCAATAAAGGCAGACCCATAGGCGCGTTTAATCGCTTTTCAAACCAATTAAGACAAGTTGTTTAA
- a CDS encoding class I SAM-dependent methyltransferase: MQSNGFSKLAPVYPLIAQQIVDDYGITEGVCLDIGTGPGYVGIELVKITDLEMYFIDDKQEALDKAEENVSACGLNNPVHFTKADVCDLPFEDGFADLIVSRGSLWFWADQVKGLQQIHRVLKPGGVAFVGGGLGRYCPASMRERLKGKGRKKLEKQGKGNFLKGAGLKALLEKTGLEGCRVISDVEGEDETWVEFRK, translated from the coding sequence ATGCAATCAAATGGGTTTTCTAAATTGGCCCCCGTTTATCCCCTGATCGCCCAGCAGATCGTGGATGACTACGGCATTACCGAAGGCGTCTGCCTTGATATCGGTACAGGGCCCGGGTATGTGGGCATTGAGCTTGTAAAAATCACCGACCTGGAAATGTACTTTATAGATGACAAACAGGAGGCATTGGACAAGGCCGAGGAAAACGTTTCAGCGTGCGGCCTGAATAACCCGGTTCATTTTACAAAGGCCGATGTATGCGATCTGCCCTTTGAAGATGGCTTTGCCGATCTCATCGTCAGCCGCGGCTCCCTGTGGTTCTGGGCGGATCAGGTCAAAGGACTGCAACAGATTCACCGGGTCTTAAAGCCTGGTGGCGTTGCATTTGTCGGCGGCGGCCTGGGGCGGTATTGCCCGGCCTCCATGCGCGAGCGCCTGAAGGGAAAAGGGCGCAAAAAGCTGGAAAAACAGGGAAAGGGAAATTTTCTGAAAGGCGCCGGACTCAAAGCGCTGTTGGAAAAAACGGGATTGGAAGGGTGTCGGGTAATATCAGATGTTGAGGGAGAAGACGAGACCTGGGTTGAATTTCGAAAATAG
- a CDS encoding diguanylate cyclase, whose protein sequence is MLPNTRISGACTLGEKIRQHIEEFVVKIEAGGQLQFTVSIGASEVDVPAEKNLEPALKRADVDLYQAKEGGRNKLVKF, encoded by the coding sequence GTGCTCCCGAATACGCGAATTAGCGGCGCCTGCACCCTCGGCGAAAAAATCAGGCAACACATCGAAGAGTTCGTCGTTAAAATCGAAGCCGGCGGACAACTGCAATTTACGGTCAGTATCGGCGCCAGCGAGGTGGATGTGCCGGCCGAAAAAAACCTTGAGCCGGCACTTAAAAGAGCTGATGTTGACCTCTATCAGGCCAAAGAGGGCGGAAGGAACAAACTTGTCAAATTTTAA
- a CDS encoding iron ABC transporter permease has translation MKKSVVLMPLLLSVLAVAAAISICLGRYPVTWGDTYDFLSAVLSGQNLADSRHLQIMRNLFIDIRLPRIVAAMLVGSSLSVSGAAFQSMFINPLVSPGLLGVLAGASFGAALGMVVAHSWFAVQVSSVTCGLIAVCAAMGMAALYRGDRLLMLILGGVISSALFTSLLSVVKYLADPYNQLPAIVYWLMGGFSTVDAKTVWAVCIPMVLGVAVLISLSNYLNILSMGDEEARCLGVNVRLIRTMMILPATLISALTVALGGMIGWVGLVIPHIARMLVGPDNRKLLPASAVIGAVYLLVVDDISRLAFTVEIPIGILTSLVGIPFFALILAKSRKGWS, from the coding sequence ATGAAAAAAAGCGTTGTGTTGATGCCTTTGCTCTTGTCTGTGCTTGCTGTCGCGGCCGCTATTTCCATTTGTCTGGGGCGGTATCCCGTCACCTGGGGCGACACATATGACTTTTTGAGCGCCGTATTGTCCGGCCAGAACCTGGCCGACAGTCGACATCTTCAGATTATGAGGAATTTGTTTATTGATATCCGCTTGCCCCGCATTGTGGCCGCCATGCTGGTGGGGTCCTCGTTGTCGGTGTCAGGCGCGGCCTTTCAATCTATGTTTATCAATCCGCTGGTCTCACCGGGCCTTTTGGGTGTATTGGCCGGCGCTTCGTTCGGGGCGGCCCTTGGCATGGTGGTGGCCCATTCCTGGTTTGCCGTGCAGGTCAGTTCCGTGACATGCGGATTGATTGCCGTTTGTGCCGCCATGGGTATGGCTGCCCTGTATCGTGGAGATCGGCTGTTGATGCTGATTTTGGGCGGCGTGATCAGCAGCGCCCTGTTTACGTCCCTTTTGTCCGTGGTGAAATACTTGGCCGATCCCTATAACCAGCTTCCTGCAATCGTTTACTGGCTTATGGGCGGCTTTTCAACGGTGGATGCAAAAACCGTCTGGGCTGTATGTATTCCCATGGTATTGGGTGTTGCTGTTTTAATTTCTCTTTCAAATTACCTGAACATCCTGAGTATGGGTGATGAAGAGGCGCGTTGCCTGGGGGTAAATGTGCGGTTGATTCGAACGATGATGATCCTGCCGGCCACATTGATCAGCGCTTTGACCGTGGCACTGGGCGGCATGATCGGCTGGGTGGGGCTGGTGATTCCACATATCGCACGCATGCTTGTGGGACCGGACAACCGCAAATTGTTACCAGCTTCGGCTGTAATCGGTGCCGTTTATCTGCTGGTGGTGGATGACATCTCACGGCTTGCATTCACCGTGGAAATTCCCATCGGTATCCTGACCTCCCTGGTGGGGATTCCCTTTTTCGCCCTTATTCTGGCAAAATCAAGGAAAGGTTGGAGCTAA